One part of the Streptomyces ferrugineus genome encodes these proteins:
- a CDS encoding molybdopterin molybdotransferase MoeA: protein MTARGARTDEDAEDLDVEEVLALVNETNGHRTPGDHMPAPTPHPQGSPRSEHHQPGRDNPDRHHGATPWPEARDIAARAARGTTRATRRAPVSVPLDAALGLTLAAPLTALTDLPSFDTSAMDGWAVAGPGPWDVREEGVLAGHAEPEPLTDGEAVRIATGARIPPDTTAVLRSEHGRTDAKGHLHATREIQPGQDIRPRGQECRNGDQLLAVGTLVTPAVLGLAAAAGYDTVTAVPRPRVEVLVLGDELLTEGRPHDGLIRDALGPMLPPWLRALGADVTAVRRLGDDAKALHKALTKSDADLVVTTGGTAAGPVDHVHPILQRIGAELLVDGVKVRPGHPMLLARIKEDQHLVGLPGNPLAAVSGLLTLAEPMLRTLAARPAPEAYALPLKEAAHGHPHDTRLIPVVLRGDHAVPLHYQGPAMLRGMAAADAVAVVPPGGAGAGQETELLDLPWASAGIEVCFT, encoded by the coding sequence ATGACCGCCCGCGGCGCGCGCACGGACGAGGACGCCGAGGACCTCGACGTCGAGGAGGTGCTCGCCCTCGTGAACGAAACCAACGGCCACCGCACCCCAGGCGATCACATGCCCGCCCCCACCCCGCACCCGCAGGGCTCCCCCCGGTCCGAGCACCACCAGCCGGGCCGCGACAACCCCGACCGCCACCACGGGGCCACCCCCTGGCCCGAGGCCCGCGACATCGCCGCCCGCGCCGCCCGGGGCACCACCCGGGCCACCCGCCGCGCCCCCGTCTCCGTCCCCCTCGACGCCGCCCTCGGCCTCACCCTGGCCGCGCCCCTCACCGCCCTCACCGACCTGCCCTCCTTCGACACCTCCGCCATGGACGGCTGGGCGGTCGCCGGCCCCGGCCCCTGGGACGTGAGGGAGGAGGGCGTACTGGCCGGGCACGCCGAGCCCGAGCCGCTCACCGACGGCGAGGCCGTCCGTATCGCGACCGGCGCCCGCATCCCCCCGGACACCACCGCGGTCCTGCGCAGCGAGCACGGCCGCACGGACGCCAAGGGCCATCTGCACGCCACCCGGGAGATCCAGCCCGGCCAGGACATCCGCCCGCGCGGCCAGGAGTGCCGCAACGGCGATCAACTGCTGGCCGTCGGCACCCTGGTGACCCCGGCGGTGCTGGGCCTCGCGGCCGCGGCCGGATACGACACCGTCACCGCCGTACCCCGACCCCGAGTCGAAGTCCTCGTCCTCGGCGACGAGTTGCTCACCGAGGGGCGCCCGCACGACGGGCTCATCCGGGACGCCCTCGGCCCGATGCTCCCGCCCTGGCTGCGCGCACTCGGCGCCGACGTCACCGCCGTGCGCCGGCTCGGCGACGATGCCAAGGCCCTGCACAAGGCCCTCACCAAGTCCGATGCCGACCTCGTCGTGACCACCGGCGGCACCGCGGCCGGTCCCGTCGACCACGTGCACCCCATCCTTCAGCGCATCGGCGCCGAACTCCTCGTGGACGGCGTCAAGGTGCGCCCCGGCCACCCCATGCTGCTGGCCCGCATCAAGGAGGACCAGCACCTCGTCGGGCTGCCCGGCAACCCCCTGGCCGCCGTCTCCGGCCTGCTCACACTGGCCGAACCCATGCTGCGCACCCTCGCGGCACGCCCCGCTCCGGAGGCGTATGCGCTGCCCCTGAAGGAGGCGGCGCACGGGCATCCGCACGACACCCGGCTCATCCCCGTCGTGCTGCGCGGCGATCACGCCGTGCCGTTGCACTACCAGGGGCCGGCCATGTTGCGGGGCATGGCGGCGGCCGACGCCGTCGCCGTCGTACCGCCCGGCGGAGCGGGTGCCGGTCAGGAGACCGAGCTGCTCGATCTGCCCTGGGCGAGTGCCGGCATCGAGGTGTGTTTCACGTGA
- a CDS encoding Lrp/AsnC family transcriptional regulator, whose translation MAESPEDGVPLSPPRPLDAIDQDILQMLQADGRASIRSVAERVHVSRANAYARINRLIEDGVIRGFGARVNHERAGHGTSAYITLKIVQNTWRTVREQLRQLPGASHIALVGGDFDVLLLVHTPDNRSLRELVLTRLQAIPEVLSTRTLLVFEEEDLEPQG comes from the coding sequence ATGGCCGAGAGCCCGGAGGACGGCGTCCCCCTGTCACCGCCTCGTCCGCTCGACGCCATCGATCAGGACATCCTGCAGATGCTCCAGGCGGACGGCCGCGCGTCGATACGGTCGGTCGCCGAACGGGTCCATGTCTCGCGTGCCAACGCCTACGCCCGTATCAACCGCCTCATCGAGGACGGCGTCATCCGCGGTTTCGGCGCCCGCGTCAACCACGAACGCGCCGGTCACGGCACCTCGGCGTACATCACCCTGAAGATCGTCCAGAACACCTGGCGCACGGTCCGCGAACAGCTCCGCCAGCTCCCCGGCGCCTCCCACATCGCCCTGGTCGGCGGCGACTTCGACGTCCTGCTCCTGGTGCACACCCCCGACAACCGCTCCCTGCGCGAACTGGTCCTCACCCGCCTCCAGGCGATCCCGGAGGTGCTCAGCACCCGCACGCTGCTGGTGTTCGAGGAGGAGGACCTGGAGCCACAGGGCTGA
- a CDS encoding dihydrolipoamide acetyltransferase family protein: MAQVLEFKLPDLGEGLTGAEIVRWLVQVGDVVAVDQPVVEVETAKAMVDVPCPYAGVVTARFGEEGTELPVGAPLLTVAVGAPAPTDETEGSGNVLVGYGTSQAPARRRRVRPGESVPAVPVEPVSANGRATVQEVPEGPVPVISPLVRRLARENGLDLRELHGSGPDGLILRADVEYALRAAAARGRTAVPSAEPHTHPAPAPSAPVPPAPAPVRSSAPPSGIRVPLKGVRGAVADKLSRSRREIPDATCWVDADATELMRARTAMNGAGGPKISLLALLARICTAALARYPELNSTVDMEAREVVQLDHVHLGFAAQTERGLVVPVVRDAHARDAESLTAEFARLTEAARAGTLTPAELTGGTFTLNNYGVFGVDGSTPIINHPEAAMLGVGRIIPKPWVHEGELAVRQVVELSLTFDHRVCDGGTAGGFLRHVADCVEQPAVLLRTL, translated from the coding sequence ATGGCACAGGTGCTTGAATTCAAGCTCCCCGACCTCGGGGAGGGGCTCACCGGGGCGGAGATCGTGCGCTGGCTGGTCCAGGTCGGCGATGTCGTCGCGGTCGACCAACCGGTCGTCGAGGTCGAGACGGCCAAGGCGATGGTCGACGTCCCCTGCCCCTACGCCGGCGTGGTCACGGCCCGCTTCGGCGAGGAGGGCACCGAGCTGCCCGTCGGGGCGCCGCTGCTGACGGTGGCGGTGGGCGCGCCGGCCCCCACCGACGAGACCGAGGGCTCCGGGAACGTGCTGGTGGGATACGGCACCTCGCAGGCACCGGCGCGGCGGCGCAGGGTGCGGCCGGGGGAGTCGGTGCCCGCGGTGCCCGTGGAACCCGTGTCCGCCAACGGCAGGGCGACCGTCCAGGAGGTGCCCGAGGGACCCGTGCCGGTCATCTCGCCCCTCGTCCGCCGGCTCGCCCGGGAGAACGGTCTCGACCTGCGGGAGCTGCACGGCTCCGGACCCGACGGGCTGATCCTGCGGGCCGACGTCGAGTACGCCCTGCGTGCGGCCGCCGCGCGGGGACGCACGGCCGTGCCGTCGGCCGAGCCGCACACCCACCCGGCGCCGGCCCCCTCCGCCCCCGTCCCGCCCGCGCCTGCCCCCGTCCGCTCCTCCGCGCCCCCCTCCGGCATCCGCGTCCCCCTCAAGGGCGTCCGCGGCGCCGTGGCCGACAAGCTGTCCCGCAGCCGGCGGGAGATCCCGGACGCGACCTGCTGGGTGGACGCGGACGCGACGGAGCTGATGCGGGCGCGGACCGCGATGAACGGCGCCGGGGGACCGAAGATCTCCCTGCTCGCCCTGCTGGCGCGGATCTGCACCGCAGCCCTGGCCCGGTACCCCGAGCTGAACTCCACGGTGGACATGGAGGCCCGGGAGGTCGTCCAGCTCGACCACGTGCACCTCGGATTCGCCGCGCAGACCGAGCGGGGACTCGTCGTCCCGGTCGTACGGGACGCCCACGCGCGCGACGCGGAGTCGCTGACCGCGGAGTTCGCCCGGCTGACCGAAGCGGCCCGCGCGGGCACCCTCACACCGGCGGAACTCACCGGCGGCACCTTCACGTTGAACAACTACGGAGTGTTCGGCGTCGACGGCTCCACGCCGATCATCAACCACCCCGAGGCCGCGATGCTGGGCGTCGGCCGCATCATCCCCAAGCCGTGGGTGCACGAGGGCGAGCTGGCCGTGCGCCAGGTCGTCGAGCTCTCGCTCACCTTCGACCACCGGGTCTGCGACGGCGGCACCGCGGGCGGCTTCCTGCGCCATGTGGCGGACTGTGTGGAACAGCCGGCGGTGCTGCTGCGCACGCTGTGA
- a CDS encoding NTP transferase domain-containing protein, with translation MTAYEPTGAQDPGDARHDAGQDGAYDAVVLAGGAARRLGGVDKPGVRVGGRPLLDRVLAACADARTTVVVADPRPTARPVTWAREDPPGGGPLAALGAGLRHTTAQSVVVLSADLPFLDEGTVRRLLAALRAGAADGALLTDADGRDQPLVAAYRAPALRRELAALARGHDGLTGLPLRRLTGALDLTRVPDPVASFDCDTWDDIATARARIREHGHVLDEWISAVKDELGIDLDVDTKLLLDLARDAAHGVARPAAPLTTFLVGYAAAQAKGGQSGPEAVAEASRKAAALALRWAEEAAAAKSDQAPDATTDTRPDAG, from the coding sequence ATGACCGCGTACGAACCGACGGGCGCGCAAGACCCCGGCGACGCACGGCACGACGCCGGACAGGACGGCGCGTACGACGCCGTGGTCCTCGCCGGCGGCGCCGCGCGGCGGCTCGGTGGTGTGGACAAGCCCGGAGTGCGCGTCGGCGGGCGCCCGCTGCTCGACCGGGTACTCGCCGCCTGCGCCGACGCGCGCACCACCGTTGTCGTCGCCGACCCCCGGCCCACCGCACGACCGGTGACCTGGGCACGCGAGGATCCGCCCGGCGGTGGCCCGCTGGCCGCCCTCGGCGCCGGGCTGCGGCACACCACGGCTCAGTCGGTCGTCGTCCTCTCGGCCGATCTGCCCTTCCTCGACGAGGGCACGGTACGGCGGCTGCTGGCCGCCCTGCGCGCCGGCGCTGCCGACGGTGCGCTGCTCACCGACGCCGACGGGCGCGACCAGCCCCTCGTCGCCGCGTACCGGGCGCCCGCGCTGCGTCGCGAACTGGCCGCGCTCGCCCGTGGGCACGACGGCCTCACCGGCCTCCCCCTGCGCCGGCTGACCGGCGCTCTCGACCTCACCCGAGTCCCCGACCCCGTCGCGTCCTTCGACTGCGACACCTGGGACGACATCGCCACCGCCAGGGCACGCATCAGGGAGCATGGGCACGTGTTGGATGAATGGATTTCCGCAGTCAAGGACGAACTGGGCATCGACCTCGACGTCGACACCAAACTGCTGCTGGACCTCGCCCGCGACGCCGCCCACGGCGTGGCACGGCCCGCGGCCCCGCTGACCACCTTCCTCGTCGGATACGCGGCCGCGCAGGCCAAGGGGGGCCAGTCAGGCCCGGAAGCCGTCGCGGAGGCATCCCGCAAGGCCGCCGCGCTCGCCCTGCGCTGGGCGGAGGAGGCCGCGGCGGCCAAGTCCGACCAGGCCCCCGACGCCACGACCGACACCCGCCCGGACGCCGGATGA
- a CDS encoding potassium channel family protein, whose product MKLPGQDAIARRADERVETHRVKLPKKIVQHPFRQVAKRVVLALSLLVATALIAYADRGGYTDSSDGSVDLLDAFYYATVSLSTTGYGDITPVTDTARLTNIFVITPMRVLFLIILVGTTLEVLAERTREEWRLTRWRSTLRDHTVVVGFGTKGRSAIQTVCATGLRKEQVVVVDPSSSVIDAAVADGFAGVAGDATRSEVLRRAEVHKARKIIIATQRDDTAVLVTLTARQLNPGAKIVAAVREEENAPLLKQSGADAVITSASAAGRLLGLSVLSPAAGMVLEDLIQQGSGLDIVERPVIKAEVGKNPRQMDDLVVSVVRGHRVLGYDDPAVGTLELTDRLITIVRATPSTRVAPDERRLPPGMKPI is encoded by the coding sequence GTGAAACTTCCGGGCCAGGACGCCATAGCACGCCGGGCGGACGAGCGGGTCGAGACCCATCGGGTGAAGCTCCCGAAGAAGATCGTGCAGCATCCGTTCCGCCAGGTCGCCAAGCGGGTCGTGCTGGCCCTGTCGCTGCTCGTCGCCACCGCCCTGATCGCCTATGCCGACCGCGGCGGCTACACCGACAGCTCCGACGGTTCCGTCGATCTCCTCGACGCGTTCTACTACGCGACCGTCAGTCTCTCCACCACGGGATACGGCGACATCACCCCGGTCACTGACACCGCCCGACTCACCAATATCTTCGTCATCACGCCGATGCGTGTGCTGTTCCTGATCATCTTGGTCGGCACCACGCTCGAGGTCCTCGCCGAGCGCACTCGGGAGGAGTGGCGACTGACCCGCTGGAGGTCCACCTTGCGCGACCACACCGTCGTCGTCGGCTTCGGAACCAAGGGGCGTTCGGCGATCCAGACCGTCTGTGCGACCGGGTTGAGGAAAGAGCAGGTCGTCGTGGTCGACCCGAGTTCCTCGGTGATCGACGCGGCCGTCGCGGATGGATTCGCCGGGGTCGCGGGGGACGCCACGCGCAGTGAGGTCCTGAGGCGGGCCGAGGTGCACAAGGCGCGGAAGATCATCATCGCGACCCAGCGGGACGACACGGCCGTGCTGGTGACGCTGACGGCCCGGCAGCTCAACCCGGGCGCGAAGATCGTGGCCGCGGTCCGCGAGGAGGAGAACGCCCCGCTGCTGAAGCAGTCCGGCGCCGACGCGGTCATCACCAGCGCCAGCGCGGCCGGGCGGCTGCTCGGCCTGTCCGTGCTCAGCCCCGCCGCCGGCATGGTCCTGGAGGACCTGATCCAGCAGGGCAGCGGGCTGGACATCGTCGAGCGGCCGGTCATAAAGGCCGAGGTGGGCAAGAACCCGCGGCAGATGGACGACCTGGTGGTGAGTGTCGTACGCGGGCACCGGGTGCTCGGATACGACGATCCGGCCGTCGGGACCCTGGAGTTGACGGACCGGCTCATCACCATCGTGCGAGCGACGCCGAGCACTCGGGTCGCACCCGATGAGCGGCGTCTGCCCCCGGGGATGAAACCGATCTGA
- a CDS encoding ABC transporter permease has product MSTATQTESRELAPVSAESLAALLVSKERPPRPSAWSACMTFGWRAILKIKHVPEQLFDVTAFPIMMVLMYTYLFGGALAGSPKEYIQFLLPGILVMSVVMITMYTGVSVNTDIEKGVFDRFRSLPIWRPSTMVGYLLGDALRYTIASVVMLTVGIILGYRPDGGVGGVLAGIALLVAFSFAFSWIWTMFGLMLRSEKSVMGVSMMVIFPLTFLSNVFVDPKTMPGWLQAFVNNSPITHLSSAVRGLMAGDWPAAEIAWSLGWAGLFVLVFGPITMRLYNRK; this is encoded by the coding sequence ATGAGCACCGCGACGCAGACCGAGAGCAGGGAACTCGCCCCCGTCAGCGCCGAGTCGCTCGCCGCGCTGCTCGTCAGCAAGGAGCGCCCGCCGCGGCCCAGTGCCTGGTCGGCGTGCATGACCTTCGGCTGGCGGGCGATCCTGAAGATCAAGCACGTACCGGAGCAGCTCTTCGACGTCACCGCGTTCCCGATCATGATGGTGCTGATGTACACGTACCTGTTCGGGGGCGCCCTGGCCGGCTCCCCGAAGGAGTACATCCAGTTCCTGCTGCCGGGCATCCTGGTGATGTCGGTCGTGATGATCACCATGTACACGGGCGTCTCGGTGAACACCGACATCGAGAAGGGTGTCTTCGACCGCTTCCGCTCGCTGCCGATCTGGCGGCCGTCGACGATGGTCGGCTATCTGCTGGGTGACGCCCTGCGCTACACCATCGCGTCCGTCGTGATGCTGACCGTCGGCATCATCCTGGGCTACCGCCCCGACGGCGGCGTCGGCGGAGTGCTCGCCGGGATCGCGCTGCTGGTCGCCTTCTCGTTCGCGTTCTCGTGGATCTGGACGATGTTCGGACTGATGCTGCGCTCCGAGAAGTCGGTGATGGGCGTCAGCATGATGGTGATCTTCCCGCTCACCTTCCTGTCCAACGTCTTCGTCGACCCCAAGACCATGCCGGGCTGGCTCCAGGCGTTCGTGAACAACAGCCCGATCACCCATCTGTCCTCGGCGGTACGCGGGTTGATGGCGGGCGACTGGCCGGCGGCCGAGATCGCCTGGTCGCTGGGGTGGGCCGGTCTGTTCGTGCTGGTCTTCGGGCCGATCACCATGCGGCTGTACAACCGCAAGTAG
- a CDS encoding alpha-ketoacid dehydrogenase subunit beta, with the protein MTTVAVKPATMAQALTRALRDAMAADPSVHVMGEDVGTLGGVFRVTDGLAKEFGEDRCTDTPLAEAGILGTAVGMAMYGMRPVVEMQFDAFAYPAFEQLISHVSRMRNRTRGKMPLPITVRVPYGGGIGGVEHHSDSSEAYYMATPGLHVVTPATVADAYGLLRAAIASDDPVVFLEPKRLYWSKDSWNPDDPQSVEPIGRAVVRRSGRSATLITYGPSVPVCLEAAEAARDEGWDLEVVDLRSLVPFDDETVAASVRRTGRAVVVHESGGFGGPGGEIAARVTERCFHHLEAPVLRVAGFDLPYPPPMLERHHLPGVDRILDAVGRLQWEAES; encoded by the coding sequence ATGACCACCGTCGCCGTCAAGCCGGCCACCATGGCGCAGGCCCTCACGCGCGCGTTGCGCGACGCCATGGCCGCCGACCCGTCCGTCCACGTCATGGGCGAGGACGTCGGCACCCTCGGCGGCGTCTTCCGCGTCACCGACGGGCTCGCCAAGGAGTTCGGCGAGGACCGGTGCACGGACACCCCGCTGGCCGAGGCCGGCATCCTCGGCACTGCGGTCGGCATGGCCATGTACGGCATGCGCCCGGTCGTGGAGATGCAGTTCGACGCCTTCGCCTACCCGGCGTTCGAGCAGCTCATCTCGCACGTCTCGCGCATGCGCAACCGCACCCGCGGCAAGATGCCGCTCCCGATCACCGTCCGGGTCCCCTACGGTGGCGGCATCGGCGGCGTCGAGCACCACAGCGACTCCTCCGAGGCGTACTACATGGCGACTCCGGGGCTCCATGTCGTCACGCCCGCGACCGTCGCCGACGCCTACGGCCTGCTGCGCGCCGCCATCGCCTCCGACGACCCGGTCGTCTTCCTGGAGCCCAAGCGGCTGTACTGGTCGAAGGACTCCTGGAACCCGGACGACCCGCAGAGCGTTGAACCGATTGGCCGCGCGGTGGTGCGGCGCTCGGGGCGGAGCGCCACGCTCATCACGTACGGACCGTCCGTGCCGGTCTGCCTCGAAGCCGCCGAGGCGGCCCGGGACGAGGGCTGGGACCTGGAGGTCGTCGACCTGCGCTCGCTGGTGCCGTTCGACGACGAGACGGTCGCCGCCTCGGTACGGCGGACCGGACGGGCGGTCGTCGTACACGAGTCGGGCGGGTTCGGCGGACCGGGAGGGGAGATCGCGGCCCGGGTCACGGAGCGCTGCTTCCACCACCTGGAGGCGCCGGTGCTGCGCGTGGCCGGGTTCGACCTCCCCTACCCGCCGCCGATGCTGGAGCGTCACCACCTGCCCGGCGTGGACCGGATCCTGGACGCCGTGGGGCGTCTGCAGTGGGAGGCCGAGAGCTGA
- the pdhA gene encoding pyruvate dehydrogenase (acetyl-transferring) E1 component subunit alpha gives MTVMEQRGAYRPSPPPAWQPRMAPAPLLPDAEPYRVLGTEAAVKADPGLLRRLYAELVRGRRYNAQATALTKQGRLAVYPSSTGQEACEVAAALALQERDWLFPSYRDTLAAVARGVDPVEALTLLRGDWHTGYDPYEHRVAPLCTPLATQLPHAVGLAHAARLKGDDVVALAMVGDGGTSEGDFHEALNFAAVWQAPVVFLVQNNGFAISVPLAKQTAAPSLAHKAVGYGMPGRLVDGNDAAAVHEVVADAVRHARAGGGPTLIEAITYRIDAHTNADDATRYRGDSEVETWRGHDPIALLEHELTERGLLDEDTKRTARDAAEAMAADLRERMNQDPALDPMDLFTHVYAEPTPQLREQQAQLRAELDAEHGHQEGAHR, from the coding sequence ATGACGGTCATGGAGCAGCGAGGCGCGTACCGGCCATCGCCGCCGCCCGCCTGGCAGCCCCGTATGGCCCCCGCGCCGCTGCTGCCCGACGCCGAGCCCTACCGCGTCCTCGGCACCGAGGCCGCCGTGAAGGCCGATCCGGGCCTGCTGCGCCGGCTGTACGCCGAGCTGGTGCGGGGCCGCCGGTACAACGCGCAGGCGACCGCGCTCACCAAGCAGGGCCGCCTCGCCGTCTACCCGTCCAGCACCGGCCAGGAGGCCTGCGAGGTCGCCGCCGCGCTGGCCCTTCAGGAGCGCGACTGGCTCTTCCCGAGTTACCGCGACACCCTCGCGGCCGTCGCCCGCGGCGTGGACCCCGTCGAGGCCCTGACCCTGCTGCGCGGCGACTGGCACACCGGCTACGACCCCTACGAGCACCGCGTCGCCCCCCTGTGCACGCCGCTCGCCACCCAGCTCCCGCACGCCGTCGGCCTCGCGCACGCCGCCCGTCTCAAGGGCGACGACGTGGTCGCGCTCGCCATGGTCGGCGACGGCGGCACCAGCGAGGGCGACTTCCACGAGGCGCTGAACTTCGCCGCCGTATGGCAGGCGCCGGTCGTCTTCCTCGTCCAGAACAACGGCTTCGCGATCTCCGTGCCGCTCGCCAAGCAGACCGCGGCCCCGTCGCTGGCCCACAAGGCCGTCGGCTACGGCATGCCCGGCCGCCTGGTCGACGGCAACGACGCGGCCGCCGTGCACGAGGTCGTCGCCGACGCCGTACGGCACGCCCGCGCGGGCGGCGGACCGACGCTGATCGAGGCGATCACCTATCGCATCGACGCCCACACCAACGCCGACGACGCCACCCGCTACCGCGGCGACTCCGAGGTCGAGACCTGGCGCGGACACGACCCGATCGCCCTCCTGGAGCACGAGCTGACCGAACGCGGCCTGCTCGACGAGGACACCAAGCGGACCGCGCGGGACGCCGCCGAGGCGATGGCCGCCGATCTGCGCGAGCGGATGAACCAGGACCCGGCGCTCGACCCCATGGACCTGTTCACGCACGTGTACGCCGAGCCCACCCCGCAACTGCGCGAGCAGCAGGCCCAGTTGCGCGCCGAGCTCGACGCCGAGCACGGCCATCAGGAAGGTGCGCACCGATGA
- a CDS encoding ATP-binding cassette domain-containing protein yields the protein MSTQTTSGLAIETAGLVKTFGETRAVDGVDLAVPAGTVYGVLGPNGAGKTTTVKMLATLLRPDGGEAHVFGHDVVREADAVRSRVSLTGQYASVDEDLTGTENLVLLGRLLGHGKQAARERAAQLLEAFGLTDAAGKQVKNYSGGMRRRIDIAASILNTPDLLFLDEPTTGLDPRSRNQVWDIVRAVVAQGTTVLLTTQYLDEADQLASRIAVIDRGKVIAEGTKGELKASVGAGSVHLRLRDAEQRPEAERVLRLALAADVQLEPDPVALTARVGSGAANGQGAAEQAGRALAELARTGIIVDNFSLGQPSLDEVFLALTGHDTHDARDHDADKDEVTA from the coding sequence ATGAGCACGCAGACGACGTCCGGTCTCGCGATCGAGACCGCCGGCCTGGTGAAGACATTCGGCGAGACGCGGGCTGTCGACGGCGTGGACCTCGCGGTTCCGGCCGGCACGGTCTACGGCGTCCTCGGCCCGAACGGCGCCGGCAAGACCACCACCGTGAAGATGCTCGCCACCCTGCTACGACCCGACGGCGGCGAGGCCCACGTCTTCGGGCACGACGTCGTCCGCGAGGCGGACGCGGTGCGCAGCAGGGTCAGCCTGACCGGCCAGTACGCGTCCGTGGACGAGGACCTCACCGGTACCGAGAACCTGGTCCTGCTGGGCCGGCTCCTCGGACACGGCAAGCAGGCCGCGCGGGAGCGCGCCGCACAGCTGCTGGAGGCCTTCGGGCTGACGGACGCGGCCGGGAAGCAGGTCAAGAACTACTCCGGCGGCATGCGCCGCCGTATCGACATCGCCGCGTCCATCCTCAACACCCCCGACCTGCTCTTCCTCGACGAGCCCACGACCGGCCTCGACCCGCGCAGCCGCAACCAGGTGTGGGACATCGTGCGCGCGGTCGTCGCCCAGGGCACGACCGTGCTGCTGACCACGCAGTACCTGGACGAGGCCGACCAGTTGGCGTCCCGGATCGCCGTCATCGACCGCGGCAAGGTGATCGCCGAGGGGACCAAGGGCGAGCTGAAGGCGTCCGTCGGCGCCGGGTCCGTCCATCTGCGGCTGCGCGATGCGGAGCAGCGGCCGGAGGCCGAGCGGGTGCTGCGACTGGCCCTGGCCGCGGACGTGCAGTTGGAGCCGGACCCCGTGGCGCTCACCGCGCGCGTCGGCTCCGGGGCCGCCAATGGACAGGGCGCGGCCGAGCAGGCGGGCCGGGCGCTCGCCGAGCTGGCCCGCACCGGAATCATCGTCGACAACTTCTCGCTTGGTCAGCCCAGCCTGGACGAGGTGTTCCTCGCCCTCACCGGACACGACACGCACGACGCCCGCGACCACGACGCAGACAAGGACGAGGTGACGGCATGA
- a CDS encoding NAD(P)H-quinone oxidoreductase, giving the protein MHAITIPEPGGPEALVWDEVPDAVAGEGEVLVEVTAGAVNRADILQRQGFYNPPPGTSPYPGLECSGRIAEVGPGVSGWAVGDEVCALLAGGGYAEKVAVPAGQLLPVPKGLSLTQAAALPEVVCTVWSNVFMVAHLRPGETLLVHGGSSGIGTMAIQLAKAVGARVAVTAGSKEKLDRCAELGADILINYREQDFVAEVKEATDGAGADVILDNMGAKYLDRNVQALAVNGRLAIIGMQGGVKGELNIGALLAKRGAISATSLRARPLAEKAAIVAAVREHVWPLVEAGHVRPVVDRELPMSEASEAHRVLEESGHVGKVLLVAP; this is encoded by the coding sequence ATGCATGCGATCACGATTCCCGAACCTGGTGGGCCCGAGGCACTGGTGTGGGACGAGGTCCCCGACGCCGTGGCCGGTGAGGGCGAGGTGCTGGTCGAAGTGACGGCCGGGGCCGTCAACCGCGCCGACATCCTGCAGCGCCAGGGCTTCTACAACCCGCCGCCCGGCACCTCCCCCTACCCCGGCCTGGAGTGCTCCGGCCGGATCGCCGAGGTCGGCCCGGGTGTCTCCGGCTGGGCCGTCGGCGACGAGGTGTGCGCGCTGCTGGCGGGCGGCGGCTACGCCGAGAAGGTCGCCGTCCCGGCCGGCCAGCTGCTGCCCGTGCCCAAGGGCCTGAGCCTGACGCAGGCCGCCGCACTGCCCGAGGTGGTCTGCACGGTCTGGTCCAACGTGTTCATGGTCGCCCACCTCCGCCCCGGCGAGACGCTGCTGGTGCACGGCGGCTCCAGCGGCATCGGCACCATGGCCATCCAGCTCGCCAAGGCCGTCGGCGCCAGGGTCGCCGTCACCGCGGGCAGCAAGGAGAAGCTGGACCGGTGCGCCGAGCTGGGCGCCGACATCCTGATCAACTACCGGGAACAGGACTTCGTCGCCGAGGTCAAGGAGGCCACCGACGGGGCCGGAGCCGACGTCATCCTCGACAACATGGGCGCCAAGTACCTCGACCGCAACGTCCAGGCCCTCGCCGTCAACGGGCGCCTCGCCATCATCGGCATGCAGGGCGGCGTCAAGGGCGAGCTCAACATCGGCGCGCTGCTGGCCAAGCGCGGCGCCATCAGCGCGACCTCGCTGCGGGCCCGTCCGCTCGCCGAGAAGGCGGCGATCGTGGCGGCCGTACGCGAACACGTCTGGCCCCTGGTGGAGGCCGGTCACGTACGTCCGGTCGTCGACCGCGAACTGCCGATGAGCGAGGCGTCCGAGGCGCACCGGGTGCTCGAGGAGAGCGGACACGTGGGGAAGGTGCTGCTCGTCGCGCCGTAG